From Rhodamnia argentea isolate NSW1041297 chromosome 10, ASM2092103v1, whole genome shotgun sequence, a single genomic window includes:
- the LOC125312716 gene encoding uncharacterized protein LOC125312716, with product MASPNLSSAFLFALLLSSLLVSPSFSELCNAQDKKVLLAIKKALNDPYILASWKSDTDCCDWYCVACDDTTHRITQLTIFDGTLEGQIPAAVGDLPYLQMIDLNRLSHVTGPIPSSLGKLKNLTFLRLSYLNLTSSIPASVGQLSKLTFVDLSHNDLTGKIPNSLTSLKNLDTFRVNDNQLCGQIPVGGKLQSVGASSYSNNKCLCGAPLPSSIKRSAAQAPVVEVRGRVETLQLPPDRDLPAKPVVAHIEDLKIRDPGNRRRNPPKDLVVAQVQSDQVDLLRALVPPEQRRGVAGKLVPRQVNVCEVGIPECCGDLTGELVVGQVQVEEDEVGEVTKESRDGAGEVIVAEGQVLEVLELKEGARDVSSDVGLLVEVDILKVREVANGGGDGAGEVATGEVEGDDAVGGGVALNVVPLAAVGGHVPGGEDVGVVEGFLDPKEGPLVVGVAELGGGGEGGEDGGGDEEGEENEVEVPHCFADDGEPRPCPPPLPPLPLHFRRPPPPRLLPALPPQGRPPPRQDLPQNAPLLSSWRPNTDCCKPATATSPVTTHRIVSLYNRWGLRPRRPHSNCHRRPCRPRGPHPPEPNGPLRRHLARHCLAQEPQIHHLHRHQPGRDHPLLSQPPQEPDVLGPILQQTHRVHPELALADPKAPVPPPRLQTGTIPKSLKLLEGNQPSLVLSDNQLSGEVPTSFQGVNFRYMDVARNMLRGDGSVFFGANKATERINLSRNRFEFDLSRVEFPKRLTGLDLSHNRIFGSIPEGIVKLELLEYLNLTYNGPWGKIPAGPSFGYESYFHNRCLCGTPLKSCK from the exons atggcgaGTCCAAATCTCTCGTCAGCTTTCTTGTTCGCTCTCCTCCTCTCCAGCCTCCTGGTCTCGCCCTCCTTCTCCGAGCTCTGCAACGCTCAGGACAAGAAGGTCCTCTTGGCCATCAAGAAGGCCCTCAACGACCCTTACATCCTGGCCTCGTGGAAGTCCGACACCGACTGCTGCGACTGGTACTGCGTCGCCTGCGACGACACCACCCACCGCATCACCCAGCTCACCATCTTCGACGGCACCCTTGAGGGCCAAATCCCCGCCGCCGTCGGCGACCTCCCTTACCTTCAGATGATCGACCTCAACCGCCTCTCCCACGTCACTGGCCCCATCCCCTCTTCCCTCGGCAAGCTCAAGAACCTCACCTTTCTCCGCCTCAGCTACCTCAACCTCACCAGCTCCATCCCCGCCTCCGTCGGCCAGCTCTCCAAGCTTACTTTCGTGGACCTCTCTCACAACGACCTCACCGGAAAGATACCCAATTCGCTCACTTCGCTCAAAAACCTCGACACCTTCCGCGTGAACGACAACCAGCTGTGCGGTCAGATTCCTGTCGGCGGCAAGCTGCAGAGCGTCGGCGCGTCCTCGTACTCGAACAACAAGTGCTTGTGCGGAGCTCCGCTTCCAAGCT CTATCAAGAGGAGCGCCGCACAAGCACCGGTTGTGGAAGTACGCGGTCGAGTCGAAACTCTGCAGCTTCCCCCCGACCGGGATCTCCCCGCAAAGCCGGTTGTAGCTCACATTGAAGATCTGAAGATACGTGACCCCGGTAATCGCCGCCGGAATCCCCCCAAAGATCTTGTTGTGGCTCAGGTCCAGAGCGATCAG GTAGATCTGCTGCGCGCTCTTGTTCCTCCCGAACAGCGCCGAGGGGTCGCCGGAAAGTTGGTTCCACGACAGGTCAATGTATGTGAAGTCGGCATCCCCGAGTGCTGCGGGGACCTCACCGGTGAGCTGGTTGTGGGACAGGTACAG GTCGAGGAAGATGAGGTTGGCGAGGTCACCAAGGAATCCCGGGACGGGGCCGGAGAGGTCATTGTAGCTGAGGGTCAAGTACTGGAGGTTCTTGAGCTTAAGGAGGGAGCGAGGGATGTTTCCAGTGACGTTGGGCTGCTTGTGGAGGTAGATATTCTCAAGGTAAGGGAGGTCGCCAATGGCGGAGGGGATGGGGCCGGAGAGGTCGCCACGGGGGAGGTTGAGGGCGACGATGCGGTGGGTGGTGGTGTCGCACTCAACGTTGTTCCACTCGCAGCAGTCGGTGGCCACGTCCCAGGAGGAGAGGACGTAGGCGTTGTCGAAGGCTTTCTTGATCCGAAGGAGGGCCCTCTTGTCGTCGGCGTTGCAGAGCTCGGCGGCGGAGGAGAAGGTGGGGAGGACGGCGGAGGAGACGAGGAGGGAGAAGAGAATGAAGTGGAAGTTCCACATTGCTTCG CTGACGATGGTGAACCACGGCCGTGTCCTCCTCCCCTTCCTCCTCTCCCCCTCCATTTCCGCCGTCCTCCTCCGCCCCGCCTACTCCCAGCTCTGCCACCACAGGGCCGCCCTCCTCCTCGTCAAGACCTCCCTCAAAACGCCCCCTTGCTCTCCTCCTGGAGACCCAACACCGACTGCTGCAAGCCTGCAACTGCAACCTCACCAGTCACCACCCACCGCATCGTCTCCCTTTATAATCGATGGGGGCTTCGCCCCCGCCGTCCGCATTCCAACTGCCATCGGCGACCTTGCCGCCCTCGAGGTCCTCACCCTCCAGAACCTAACGGGCCTCTCCGGCGCCATCTCGCCCGTCATTGTCTAGCTCAAGAACCTCAAATACATCACCTTCACCGCCATCAACCTGGCCGGGACCATCCCCTCTTATCTCAGCCTCCTCAAGAACCTGACGTTCTTGGACCTATCCTCCAACAAACTCACCGGGTCCATCCCGAGCTGGCTCTCGCGGATCCCAAAGCTCCGGTACCTCCGCCTCGACTGCAAACCGGAACGATCCCCAAGTCGCTGAAGCTGCTCGAGGGCAACCAACCTTCCCTGGTCCTGTCGGACAACCAGCTCTCCGGCGAGGTCCCCACCTCATTCCAAGGGGTCAACTTCAGGTACATGGATGTGGCCCGAAACATGCTGAGGGGGGACGGGTCGGTGTTCTTCGGGGCAAACAAGGCCACGGAGAGGATCAACCTCTCGAGGAACAGGTTCGAGTTTGACCTGTCGAGGGTAGAGTTTCCGAAGAGGCTGACCGGACTGGACCTGAGCCACAACAGGATCTTCGGTAGCATCCCGGAGGGGATCGTGAAACTTGAGCTTCTTGAGTATTTGAACCTGACTTACAATGGGCCGTGGGGGAAGATCCCGGCCGGGCCGAGCTTCGGTTACGAGTCCTACTTCCACAACCGGTGCTTGTGCGGCACTCCCCTCAAGAGCTGCAAGTGA
- the LOC115731454 gene encoding LOW QUALITY PROTEIN: polygalacturonase inhibitor (The sequence of the model RefSeq protein was modified relative to this genomic sequence to represent the inferred CDS: inserted 1 base in 1 codon) — translation MGSRGTIPAAASPNFFSSMIYKTHRVVALAFQYSDLPMIPSEVGDVSYLQQLIFQKLANLSGPIPRSLTKLKSLKYLNLSWLNLTGPIPSFFSQIKGLTYLDLSYNKLTREILDSLSIVPGLSYIRPDRNQLTGNIPASLANLKGXNVYLLLSHNNLSSEVPVTFAGVDFRKLDLSRNRLQGDGSLLFGANKTNNHIDISRNLFEFNLSKVELTQSITWLDISHNKIYGAMPDVMTGLQLQFLNVCYNGFCREIPVRGRMQSFHYSVYFHNRCLCGAPLDSCK, via the exons ATGGGGAGTCGGGGTACCATACCCGCCGCCGCCTCTCCCAACTTTTTCTCGTCAATGATTTACAAG ACCCACCGCGTCGTCGCCCTCGCCTTCCAGTACTCCGACCTCCCCATGATCCCCTCCGAAGTAGGCGACGTCTCTTACCTCCAACAGCTTATCTTCCAGAAGCTCGCCAACCTCTCTGGCCCAATTCCCCGGTCTTTGACCAAGCTCAAATCCCTCAAATACTTGAATCTCAGCTGGTTGAACCTCACAGGCCCGATCCCCTCCTTCTTCAGCCAGATCAAGGGCCTAACCTACCTCGACCTCTCCTACAACAAGCTCACCAGGGAGATCCTCGACTCGCTGTCCATCGTCCCAGGCCTAAGCTACATCCGCCCCGACCGCAACCAGCTCACTGGGAACATTCCCGCTTCTCTCGCCAACCTCAAGG ACAACGTGTACCTCCTCCTCTCCCACAACAACCTCTCCAGCGAGGTCCCGGTGACCTTCGCTGGCGTTGACTTCAGGAAGCTCGACCTGTCCCGGAACAGGCTGCAGGGAGATGGGTCGCTGCTGTTCGGGGCGAACAAGACAAACAACCACATCGACATCTCGAGGAACCTGTTCGAGTTCAACCTGTCAAAGGTGGAGCTGACCCAGAGCATCACGTGGCTGGACATTAGCCATAACAAGATTTACGGCGCAATGCCGGATGTGATGACGGGTCTGCAGCTGCAGTTCCTGAACGTGTGCTACAACGGGTTCTGCAGGGAGATTCCGGTGAGAGGGCGGATGCAGAGCTTCCATTACTCGGTGTATTTCCATAACCGGTGCTTGTGCGGCGCTCCTCTCGATAGCTGTAAGTGA
- the LOC125316769 gene encoding polygalacturonase inhibitor-like, with protein sequence MSPARLLLLLLLPLLSSFLLRPASAVLCHPEDKEVLLRIKSALNNPYLLASWNPDTDCCYWYCLKCDRKTHRVISLFFLASDLPGQFPSAISDLTYLQDLTLHKLSNFSGPIPESLTKLKYLNFLRLDWLNLTGPIPSFLGQLKNLTYLNLSFNKFTGGIPTSLSTIPGLGYVGLDRNQLTGKIPACLANLKGNNLYLILSHNGLSGELPATFAGVNFGRLDLSRNMLQGDASLLFGRSKSTSIVDISRNQFEFDLSKVEFNESLTSLDMNHNKIYGSIPKAMAGLELQFLNVSYNRLCGEIPVGGRLQSFDASVYIHNRCLCGAPLPSCK encoded by the coding sequence ATGTCCCCAgcccgcctcctcctcctcctcctcctgcccctcctctcctccttcctcctccgccCGGCCTCCGCCGTCCTCTGCCACCCGGAGGACAAGGAGGTCCTCCTCCGTATAAAGTCCGCCCTCAACAACCCCTACCTCCTCGCCTCCTGGAACCCGGACACCGACTGCTGCTACTGGTACTGCCTCAAGTGCGACCGCAAGACCCACCGCGTcatctccctcttcttcctcgcctCCGACCTCCCCGGCCAATTCCCTTCCGCCATCAGCGATCTCACCTACCTCCAAGACCTCACCCTACACAAGCTCTCCAACTTCTCCGGCCCCATCCCAGAGTCCCTCACCAAGCTCAAGTACCTGAATTTCTTGAGACTCGACTGGCTCAACCTCACCGGCCCAATCCCGTCCTTCCTCGGTCAGCTCAAGAACCTCACCTACCTCAACCTCTCCTTCAACAAGTTCACCGGCGGCATCCCCACCTCCCTCTCCACCATCCCCGGCCTCGGCTACGTCGGCCTCGACCGTAACCAGCTCACAGGGAAGATTCCGGCTTGCCTCGCCAACCTCAAGGGAAACAACCTCTACCTCATCCTCTCCCACAACGGCCTCTCCGGCGAGCTCCCGGCGACCTTCGCCGGCGTCAACTTCGGGAGGCTCGACCTGTCCCGGAACATGCTTCAGGGGGACGCGTCGCTGCTGTTCGGGAGAAGCAAGAGCACGTCCATCGTCGACATCTCGAGGAACCAGTTCGAGTTCGACCTGTCGAAGGTGGAGTTCAACGAGAGCCTGACGTCCCTGGACATGAACCATAATAAGATATATGGGTCGATTCCGAAGGCCATGGCGGGTCTGGAGCTCCAGTTCCTGAACGTGAGCTATAACAGGCTGTGCGGGGAGATTCCGGTGGGCGGGCGGCTGCAGAGCTTCGATGCCTCGGTGTACATCCACAACCGGTGCCTGTGCGGTGCTCCTCTCCCCAGCTGCAAGTGA